A stretch of Imperialibacter roseus DNA encodes these proteins:
- a CDS encoding oxidoreductase, producing the protein MSTKHRPTYKRIAQLKTADDLASYLGEIGADIPFDAELATTNSPYGQPYSLNSGRTIGNRFCILPMEGWDGTTDGRPSEHTKRRWHHFAISGAKLLWGCEAVAVHPEGRANPNQLMINDDTFPEFVSLYESLIKDHQEQFGSADDLVIGLQLTHSGRFCKPFDKKKLQPKILYAHPVLNKKFGLGDDYPVMSDEDIDSLIEDFIRAAVLAQKAGFHFVDIKHCHGYLGHEFLSAIGRGGKYGGSFENRTRFLTSIVEGIRNEAPGLEIGVRLSAIDLLPFTQAEDKVGEPYEVTGNYDYAFGGEKSGLSYDLTETKKFLHLLEELDIELLCITAGSPYYNPHVTRPALFPPSDGYLPPEDPLVGVARHIEVVAALKKDFPNLAIVGSGYSYLQEWLPNVGQAVLKNGDVDFVGIGRMVISYPEMPADVLSGEGMKRAKICRTFSDCTTGPRNGMISGCFPLDPYYKQMEEAKLIKEIKKEL; encoded by the coding sequence ATGTCTACAAAACACAGACCAACCTACAAACGTATAGCGCAGCTCAAAACTGCCGACGACCTTGCCAGCTACCTGGGAGAAATTGGAGCAGACATTCCATTTGATGCTGAATTGGCCACCACTAATTCTCCATACGGCCAACCCTATTCGCTGAATTCGGGCAGAACCATCGGCAACCGCTTTTGCATCCTGCCCATGGAAGGCTGGGATGGCACCACAGACGGAAGACCTTCGGAGCACACCAAAAGACGCTGGCATCATTTCGCCATCAGTGGTGCTAAACTGCTATGGGGCTGTGAGGCGGTGGCTGTGCATCCGGAAGGCAGGGCCAACCCCAATCAGCTGATGATCAACGATGATACCTTTCCAGAGTTTGTTAGCCTTTACGAGTCGTTAATCAAAGATCATCAGGAGCAGTTTGGCAGCGCCGACGATCTGGTTATCGGTCTGCAGCTGACCCACTCAGGCAGGTTTTGCAAACCTTTCGATAAAAAAAAGCTACAGCCAAAGATACTCTACGCCCACCCTGTCCTGAACAAGAAATTCGGACTGGGCGACGATTATCCGGTAATGAGCGACGAGGACATTGACAGCCTCATTGAAGATTTTATCAGGGCAGCCGTGCTGGCGCAAAAGGCGGGGTTCCATTTTGTAGACATCAAACATTGTCATGGCTATTTAGGTCATGAGTTTCTAAGCGCCATTGGCAGGGGAGGCAAGTACGGCGGTTCCTTCGAAAACAGAACCCGCTTTCTCACCTCGATTGTAGAAGGCATTCGAAATGAAGCGCCCGGGTTAGAAATTGGCGTGAGATTAAGCGCCATTGATTTGTTACCGTTTACACAGGCCGAAGACAAAGTGGGCGAGCCTTACGAAGTAACAGGCAACTATGACTATGCCTTTGGCGGTGAGAAATCGGGACTTAGCTACGACCTGACAGAAACAAAAAAGTTTCTGCATTTGCTGGAGGAGCTCGACATCGAGCTGCTTTGCATTACTGCTGGGAGCCCGTACTACAATCCCCACGTAACCAGGCCTGCTCTTTTCCCTCCTTCCGACGGCTACCTGCCACCAGAAGACCCGCTAGTAGGCGTTGCCCGTCACATTGAGGTGGTAGCTGCACTCAAAAAGGATTTTCCCAATCTCGCCATTGTTGGGTCAGGGTATTCCTACCTGCAGGAATGGCTGCCCAACGTGGGGCAAGCTGTACTGAAAAATGGAGATGTCGATTTTGTGGGCATTGGACGGATGGTGATCTCCTACCCTGAAATGCCTGCGGATGTGCTTTCAGGTGAGGGAATGAAAAGAGCAAAGATATGCCGAACGTTCTCCGACTGCACCACGGGCCCACGCAATGGCATGATCTCAGGATGCTTCCCGCTTGACCCTTACTATAAGCAAATGGAAGAAGCCAAGCTGATCAAAGAAATCAAGAAAGAGCTCTGA
- a CDS encoding 3-ketoacyl-ACP reductase: MSDKKVALITGGTRGIGFGIAKSLATEGYDLALNGMRPTEDIKEMINELEKLGAKVAYVQGNLGVKEDREKMVFQTLAHFQRLNLLVNNAGVAPRVRKDVLEIDEDDYDYMLDINLKGTFFLSQLVANQMLKEKAASTAFEGSIITISSISAEVASINRGEYCMAKAGLGMMTKLLAIRLGEAGIPVYEVRPGVIETDMISKVKGKYEDLIANGLTVEKRLGQPEDIGRIVASLATGGIPYSTGQVIMADGGLTLRRL; encoded by the coding sequence ATGTCGGATAAAAAAGTAGCGCTGATCACCGGAGGAACAAGAGGCATTGGCTTCGGTATTGCGAAGTCGCTCGCAACGGAGGGATATGACCTGGCCCTGAACGGCATGCGGCCGACAGAGGACATCAAAGAAATGATTAATGAGCTGGAAAAGCTGGGAGCAAAAGTTGCCTACGTGCAAGGCAACCTGGGTGTGAAAGAAGACCGGGAAAAAATGGTATTTCAGACCCTGGCTCATTTTCAAAGGCTCAATTTGCTGGTGAACAATGCGGGAGTGGCACCCAGGGTTCGCAAAGATGTGCTGGAGATTGATGAGGACGACTATGATTACATGCTCGACATCAACCTCAAAGGCACCTTTTTCCTTTCCCAGCTGGTGGCCAATCAAATGCTGAAAGAAAAAGCCGCATCGACCGCCTTCGAAGGAAGCATTATTACCATCTCCTCCATTTCAGCCGAAGTAGCTTCCATCAATCGGGGAGAATACTGCATGGCCAAAGCTGGGCTGGGCATGATGACCAAACTGCTGGCAATCCGCCTGGGCGAGGCTGGTATTCCGGTGTACGAGGTAAGGCCTGGCGTGATCGAAACTGACATGATCAGCAAAGTGAAAGGCAAGTACGAAGACTTGATAGCTAACGGACTAACCGTGGAGAAAAGATTAGGACAACCGGAAGACATTGGTCGCATTGTAGCCTCACTGGCTACAGGCGGCATCCCTTACTCTACTGGCCAGGTGATTATGGCTGATGGGGGATTGACGCTGAGGAGATTGTAA
- a CDS encoding PadR family transcriptional regulator: protein MGKSYIGEFEELVLTIVAILQDDAYGNAIVNEIKSKAGREVNLSAVHVTLYRLEDKGYVKSDMGGATNERGGRRKRIFTITNAGLAILKDMKESRMDLWKLIPQLNFG from the coding sequence ATGGGTAAATCATACATAGGAGAATTTGAAGAGCTGGTACTCACCATCGTAGCCATTTTACAGGATGACGCCTATGGGAATGCCATAGTTAACGAAATAAAAAGCAAGGCAGGCAGAGAAGTAAACCTCAGCGCAGTGCATGTGACGCTCTACCGACTGGAGGACAAGGGCTATGTGAAATCGGACATGGGCGGTGCCACCAATGAAAGAGGAGGCCGACGCAAAAGGATATTCACCATCACCAATGCGGGGCTGGCTATTCTCAAAGACATGAAGGAATCGAGAATGGACCTTTGGAAACTTATCCCCCAATTGAACTTTGGTTGA
- a CDS encoding 3-keto-disaccharide hydrolase, with protein MKKLLLFLLPAALMAACTETKKAEQNEVSENEWVVLFDGTSTDSLRGYGIDVFPEGVWLVEKGMLVTNPDTANRDLLTKGRYKNFELEYEWAVDTAANSGVFFHMQENLTMEAGNGNSPNWLDNFEIQVLDDIYFNDTAAVRSAGSLYDLIIPTNKKLKTIGDFNQARLIHNNGHVEHWLNGAKVLEFEIGSPEMTKLLAESKFSNNPGYGSDKEGHIMFQHHGQRVYYKNIRVKRL; from the coding sequence ATGAAGAAATTGCTTCTTTTTCTATTGCCTGCTGCTCTAATGGCAGCGTGTACTGAAACTAAAAAAGCAGAACAAAACGAAGTCTCAGAAAATGAATGGGTGGTTCTGTTCGATGGAACATCCACTGACTCATTGAGAGGATATGGAATAGATGTATTTCCTGAAGGAGTATGGCTGGTTGAAAAGGGCATGTTGGTCACCAACCCGGATACTGCCAACAGGGACTTGCTGACCAAAGGCCGATACAAAAACTTTGAGCTTGAATACGAATGGGCGGTGGACACCGCAGCCAACTCAGGCGTGTTTTTTCATATGCAGGAAAACCTAACCATGGAAGCTGGGAATGGCAATAGCCCCAACTGGCTGGACAACTTTGAAATTCAGGTATTGGACGACATTTATTTCAACGATACCGCAGCAGTTAGGTCTGCCGGATCGCTTTACGACCTTATTATTCCTACCAATAAAAAACTTAAGACCATCGGTGACTTCAACCAGGCAAGACTTATCCACAACAATGGCCACGTAGAACATTGGCTGAACGGTGCCAAGGTGTTGGAGTTTGAAATCGGAAGCCCTGAAATGACAAAATTGCTGGCAGAAAGCAAATTCTCCAACAACCCGGGTTATGGCTCAGACAAAGAAGGCCATATTATGTTTCAGCATCATGGACAAAGGGTGTATTATAAGAATATTAGGGTGAAGAGGCTTTAA
- a CDS encoding glycosyl hydrolase, translating into MKIDNQLKVEHLEKSLSHFWDLSGQKILAIEKQYDGQAGTPVFTVEGKYTTRGWTEWTQGFQFGSALLQFDATGEKQFLEIGRKNTVGKMAPHLTHKGVHDHGFNNISTYGNLLRLMHEGKTEHNEWEKNFYELAIKVSGAVQAMRWTTTKNGGFIYSFNGPHSLFVDTVRSCRILMMSHALGHSLMAENDEKISLLKRTVQHLISTANYSVFYGEGRDLYDLWGRTAHESIFNTNDGNFRSVSTQQGYTGMSTWTRGLAWAMCGFPEELEFFEKVPESALEGIISKKELMALMLKAAKATCDFYIENSCVDGIPYWDTGAPGLVHMGDFLAKDSDPFNAYEPVDSSAAAIGAQGLLRLGKYLNEPKYTQAGLTAAKALFSEPYLSTDPTHQGLTLHSVYHRPNNWDHVPAGQKVPCGESSMWGDYHARELALYLTKQLKGEEYYTFFNGLID; encoded by the coding sequence ATGAAAATAGACAACCAACTGAAGGTTGAACACTTGGAAAAAAGCCTGAGCCACTTTTGGGACTTGTCAGGTCAGAAAATCCTGGCGATTGAAAAACAGTATGATGGGCAGGCCGGCACACCAGTTTTTACAGTAGAAGGCAAATACACCACCCGTGGCTGGACGGAATGGACGCAGGGCTTCCAGTTTGGATCGGCGCTTCTACAGTTTGATGCTACTGGCGAAAAGCAGTTTCTGGAAATAGGCAGAAAAAATACAGTGGGAAAAATGGCACCACACCTGACCCACAAGGGTGTACACGACCATGGTTTCAACAACATCAGCACCTACGGCAACCTGCTCAGGCTGATGCACGAAGGGAAAACCGAACACAACGAGTGGGAAAAGAATTTCTATGAGCTGGCCATCAAAGTAAGCGGTGCCGTGCAGGCCATGCGCTGGACAACCACCAAGAATGGGGGGTTCATCTATTCTTTCAACGGCCCACATTCTTTGTTTGTGGATACGGTTCGTTCTTGCCGGATACTGATGATGAGCCACGCACTGGGTCATTCGCTGATGGCGGAAAACGACGAAAAAATCAGCTTGCTTAAGAGGACTGTACAGCACCTGATCTCCACTGCCAACTATTCGGTGTTTTATGGCGAAGGCCGTGACCTGTATGACCTTTGGGGCCGCACGGCCCATGAAAGCATTTTTAATACTAACGATGGCAATTTCCGCAGCGTGAGCACACAGCAAGGCTACACCGGCATGAGCACCTGGACAAGGGGGTTGGCCTGGGCCATGTGCGGCTTTCCGGAAGAGCTTGAGTTCTTCGAAAAGGTACCCGAGTCGGCATTGGAAGGCATTATCTCCAAAAAGGAGTTGATGGCATTGATGCTAAAGGCAGCCAAAGCTACCTGCGATTTCTATATTGAAAATTCTTGCGTCGACGGTATTCCCTACTGGGATACCGGAGCACCTGGCCTGGTACACATGGGTGACTTCCTGGCAAAAGATTCAGATCCTTTCAATGCTTACGAACCGGTGGACAGCTCTGCAGCGGCCATTGGCGCACAAGGGCTTCTGAGGCTTGGCAAGTACCTGAACGAACCAAAATATACGCAAGCGGGGCTAACGGCCGCAAAGGCGCTTTTCAGTGAGCCTTATCTTTCGACTGACCCAACACATCAGGGGTTGACTCTACATTCTGTTTACCACCGTCCCAATAATTGGGACCACGTGCCTGCGGGACAAAAGGTACCCTGTGGCGAGTCGAGCATGTGGGGGGATTATCATGCCAGGGAATTGGCCCTGTACCTGACCAAACAGCTGAAAGGTGAAGAGTATTATACGTTTTTTAATGGATTAATAGATTGA
- a CDS encoding sodium:solute symporter family transporter, with protein MTTWLIIFFIIFIGLLVLASVKSYQKNRTSDEFMLAGSAIGAFLGFMTFAAALFSAFTFMGMPDFFRNHGVGAWIFLAFSDALMVFFIIWFGYKLRKLAKAKGFKGIAGLLVKCYHSPWAGYLFFLTAFLFLIPYVAIQIRGISIFLNAAFPDAIPSWGWSAGTVVIMLIYAEIGGLKAIVYSDAIQGILLLVVIWIIGLACLEMSGGLGQMMANVGTQNPNLLTLPGPKGLFSTQFLIGSAIAIVMIPVTQPQLTTRLIVMKDLKSVHKMTYAVGLFAILVILPTAFIGLYGALKYPDVSTSEFLSSALLFDQANPVAALAVVGLFAACLSTTNAQIFALGSELRSLLSGEDKMVMRYTKISLLVFSLVVLVFSIYMSDQLVLLARLSFTGTSVMAPLVLAAVILENPPKVLMVTCGLALIGIILNILSVIPAQIAGLNFDIVLYMVHGGISVLIMATHKK; from the coding sequence ATGACCACCTGGCTGATTATTTTCTTCATCATTTTCATTGGCCTGCTGGTGTTGGCCTCTGTTAAATCCTATCAAAAGAACCGAACTTCCGACGAATTCATGCTGGCCGGTTCTGCCATAGGCGCCTTCCTCGGCTTCATGACCTTTGCTGCTGCATTGTTCAGTGCCTTCACATTCATGGGCATGCCCGACTTCTTTCGCAACCACGGGGTTGGTGCCTGGATCTTTCTGGCCTTTTCGGATGCGCTCATGGTATTCTTTATCATCTGGTTTGGATACAAACTTCGTAAGCTGGCCAAAGCCAAGGGTTTCAAGGGCATTGCCGGCCTTCTGGTTAAGTGCTACCATTCACCGTGGGCTGGCTATCTGTTTTTCCTAACCGCCTTTCTGTTCCTTATTCCCTATGTTGCCATACAGATCAGGGGCATTTCTATCTTTCTCAATGCCGCCTTTCCCGATGCCATTCCCTCCTGGGGCTGGTCGGCAGGTACAGTGGTGATTATGCTGATTTACGCAGAAATTGGTGGCCTCAAAGCCATCGTCTACAGCGATGCCATTCAAGGCATTTTGCTTTTGGTTGTGATTTGGATCATTGGATTAGCCTGTTTGGAAATGTCGGGAGGACTTGGCCAAATGATGGCGAATGTAGGCACGCAGAACCCTAACCTGCTTACCCTACCCGGCCCAAAGGGTTTGTTCAGCACTCAGTTTCTCATTGGCTCTGCAATAGCCATTGTGATGATACCAGTGACACAACCTCAGCTCACTACCAGACTCATCGTGATGAAAGACCTGAAGTCGGTACACAAAATGACATATGCCGTCGGGTTGTTTGCTATTTTGGTGATTCTTCCCACGGCGTTCATTGGCTTATATGGCGCACTGAAATACCCTGACGTTTCTACTTCAGAGTTTCTCTCGTCGGCCCTGCTGTTTGACCAGGCCAACCCGGTGGCGGCTTTGGCAGTAGTCGGCTTATTTGCAGCCTGCTTGTCTACCACCAACGCACAGATATTTGCACTCGGCTCGGAGCTCCGGTCATTGCTTTCCGGAGAAGACAAAATGGTGATGCGTTATACTAAGATTTCGCTGCTGGTCTTTTCTCTCGTGGTCTTGGTTTTCTCCATCTATATGAGTGATCAGCTGGTGCTGTTGGCTCGCCTGAGCTTTACCGGCACCTCGGTAATGGCTCCACTAGTATTGGCGGCGGTCATCCTCGAAAATCCACCCAAAGTACTGATGGTCACCTGCGGGCTTGCGCTGATAGGCATCATTCTCAATATTCTATCGGTAATACCGGCACAAATCGCCGGTTTAAATTTTGACATCGTGTTGTACATGGTGCATGGGGGAATCAGCGTCTTGATAATGGCTACGCACAAAAAGTAG
- a CDS encoding ABC transporter permease, with product MPNEKVNRWLRFLRLFCPPSLYEGIEGDLLEQFAADVEAFGRRKARRKLTWNVLRFLRPGIILKNSFTIRLINTGMLRNHFIIAYRFLKRNPGHTAINVFGLVIGIASALLILSIIKFEISYDSFHSGADRIYRLVRVSQVEGQDEFRTGVSDPVPVALENEIPGLDHITSMLYWSWGSVQIDVVGPDGSSVRKFKENSGFVIASGSFFDVFDYRDTGFKWLSGDRNTALEEPNAVVLTRSAAAKYFPGQEAVGQTLRINGGDNKVTGVITDLPANTEFPFKVILSYASIRRKGAEFNPNDWVSVSDSHQVYVKLPSQYSKSEFEAQVDKVHAAHVSEEIAAMRKYRLQPMAEVHKDQRFGSFQGRIVSDERLWTLGVVGLFLLLVACINYVNLATAQSSIRAKEVGIRKTLGGARQGLMVQFLCEAFLMALLSSLLALLVAELSVANIQGLLSVKAGGFLFQDLTLMAALLAIILVITLTAGFYPALVISRFSPLAALRSKFSGAGGGFQLRQILTVFQFTVTQVFVIATFVIINQMDFVSSADLGYDKDAIVNINLPGDEATQKLFVSKLADDPAFGSISLSSTVPAGGRRSTSHMDIRRLDWDPSQNLVFEFQWADEKYVDVYGIDIVAGRNFHASDSINRVLINETLANKLGFATPEDAVNQQVVVGNDRGTIVGVVRDFYTQSLRDGMDKVMLAQFPKRYGVASVKLSIKSTETLAAALAKLETNWTNIYPASVFEYDFFDESLASYYEEEKKFSTLFQLFSMVFLAIGCLGLYGLISFVVHKKKKEVAVRKVFGASVASILLLISRDYLKLLGIAFLIAAPTAFYFMQRWLENFTYHTEISWWILVAPGLIVLVVAMLTVSGQSLKAASTNPARVLKDE from the coding sequence ATGCCCAACGAAAAAGTCAATAGATGGCTCCGCTTCCTCCGCTTGTTTTGCCCGCCTTCTCTCTACGAAGGTATAGAGGGCGACTTGCTGGAGCAGTTTGCGGCGGATGTTGAAGCCTTTGGTAGGCGAAAAGCTCGCCGGAAGCTTACATGGAACGTCCTTCGGTTTCTCAGGCCGGGCATTATACTCAAAAACTCATTTACAATACGACTAATCAACACAGGTATGCTACGAAATCACTTTATCATTGCTTATCGCTTTCTGAAAAGAAACCCGGGGCACACAGCGATCAACGTTTTTGGGCTGGTCATCGGCATAGCCTCTGCTTTGCTGATACTGTCTATCATCAAGTTTGAAATTTCGTACGACTCTTTTCATTCTGGAGCCGACCGGATTTACCGACTGGTGCGAGTAAGCCAGGTGGAAGGCCAGGACGAGTTTCGTACGGGCGTTTCCGACCCTGTGCCTGTCGCATTGGAAAATGAAATCCCAGGGCTTGACCATATCACCTCTATGCTTTACTGGAGCTGGGGCAGTGTACAAATAGATGTGGTTGGGCCTGACGGCTCGTCTGTCAGAAAATTCAAAGAGAACTCCGGCTTTGTGATTGCTTCCGGATCATTCTTCGACGTATTTGACTATCGAGATACTGGGTTTAAATGGCTAAGTGGTGATAGAAATACCGCATTGGAAGAGCCTAATGCTGTAGTCCTTACCCGATCCGCTGCTGCAAAATATTTTCCTGGTCAGGAGGCTGTTGGCCAAACACTGCGAATCAATGGCGGTGACAACAAGGTGACTGGCGTGATCACGGATCTTCCTGCTAATACTGAATTTCCCTTCAAAGTCATTCTTTCATATGCCAGCATTCGCCGAAAAGGTGCAGAGTTTAATCCAAACGACTGGGTGTCGGTCAGCGACAGCCATCAGGTTTACGTTAAACTTCCTTCCCAATACTCTAAAAGTGAGTTTGAAGCTCAAGTAGATAAAGTGCACGCTGCTCACGTGAGTGAAGAGATAGCAGCCATGCGGAAGTACCGGCTACAGCCGATGGCCGAGGTGCACAAAGACCAGCGATTTGGGAGCTTTCAGGGCCGAATTGTCAGCGACGAAAGGCTTTGGACGCTTGGAGTGGTTGGACTGTTTCTCTTATTAGTAGCCTGCATTAACTATGTCAATCTGGCTACGGCACAATCGTCGATTCGGGCCAAAGAGGTGGGGATCAGGAAGACGCTCGGCGGTGCGAGGCAAGGCTTGATGGTGCAGTTTCTGTGCGAAGCCTTTTTGATGGCGCTTTTGTCGAGCCTCCTGGCGCTGCTTGTAGCCGAGCTCAGCGTGGCTAACATACAGGGCTTGTTAAGCGTGAAGGCTGGCGGTTTTCTCTTTCAAGACCTGACACTGATGGCGGCTCTATTAGCTATTATTCTTGTCATTACGCTGACGGCTGGGTTTTACCCGGCGCTCGTTATTTCCCGCTTTAGCCCTCTGGCGGCACTGAGGTCAAAGTTTTCAGGGGCAGGTGGAGGATTCCAATTAAGACAGATACTTACCGTTTTCCAATTTACTGTCACCCAGGTGTTCGTTATTGCCACCTTTGTTATCATCAACCAGATGGACTTTGTGAGCTCTGCTGACCTGGGCTACGACAAGGATGCTATAGTAAATATCAATTTGCCTGGCGATGAAGCCACTCAGAAACTTTTTGTAAGCAAATTAGCCGATGATCCGGCTTTCGGCTCAATTAGCCTGAGTTCGACAGTACCTGCAGGAGGAAGACGAAGTACATCACATATGGATATCCGGAGGCTTGATTGGGATCCCAGCCAAAATCTTGTTTTTGAATTTCAATGGGCTGATGAGAAATATGTTGATGTGTATGGTATCGACATTGTTGCAGGCAGAAACTTTCATGCATCTGATTCGATCAACAGGGTATTGATTAATGAAACCCTGGCAAATAAGCTGGGGTTTGCCACTCCCGAAGATGCTGTCAACCAGCAGGTGGTTGTGGGCAATGATCGGGGAACGATTGTGGGAGTGGTGAGGGACTTCTACACACAATCGCTGCGGGACGGAATGGACAAAGTGATGTTAGCCCAGTTTCCAAAGCGGTATGGGGTGGCCAGTGTAAAGCTGTCAATAAAAAGTACTGAAACGCTGGCTGCAGCGCTGGCAAAACTTGAAACTAACTGGACCAACATCTATCCAGCTTCAGTATTTGAGTATGACTTTTTTGATGAGAGCCTGGCATCCTACTATGAGGAAGAAAAAAAGTTTTCTACGCTATTTCAGCTATTCTCCATGGTCTTTTTGGCTATCGGATGTCTGGGACTTTACGGACTTATTTCCTTCGTAGTACACAAGAAGAAGAAAGAGGTTGCCGTGAGGAAAGTATTTGGTGCCAGTGTCGCAAGCATTTTGCTGCTGATCAGTCGTGATTACCTAAAGCTGCTGGGTATTGCCTTCCTGATTGCTGCCCCAACCGCCTTCTATTTTATGCAGCGTTGGCTTGAAAACTTTACCTATCACACAGAAATAAGCTGGTGGATTTTGGTTGCTCCGGGACTGATCGTGCTGGTGGTGGCCATGCTCACAGTAAGTGGACAGTCTTTGAAAGCTGCCTCAACTAATCCTGCCAGGGTGCTGAAGGATGAATGA